From Streptomyces sp. SCSIO 75703:
GCAACCGGCTCAACGAGATCGCGTACGAACGGGCCACCGGCGAGCCTCCGGCCGAGCACCATTCCCCGGCCGAGCTGATGGGCGGCTCGGGCGCCGCCCAGGGCGCCCCGCCCGTGCTCGCCCGCGCCCACCACGGCTCGGTCTCCAAGGAGCAGCGCTCCCTCGTCGAGGAGGACCTGAAAGCGGGCCGCCTGCCCGCGGTGGTGGCCACCTCCAGCCTGGAGCTGGGCATCGACATGGGCGCCGTCGACCTGGTCGTCCAGGTCGAGTCCCCGCCGTCCGTCGCCTCCGGTCTCCAGCGCGTCGGGCGGGCCGGGCACCAGGTCGGCGCCGTCTCCACGGGCGTGGTCTTCCCGAAGTACCGCGGCGACCTCGTGCAGGCCGCGGTGGTCACCGAGCGGATGCGCACCGGCGCCATCGAGTCCCTGCGCATCCCGGCGAACCCGCTGGACGTCCTCGCCCAGCAGCTCGTCGCGATGACCGCGCTGGACACCTGGCAGGCCGACGACCTGCTCACCGTGGTCCGCCGGGCCGCCCCCTTCGCCTCGCTCCCGGAGTCGGCGTTCACCGCCGTCCTGGACATGCTCGCGGGCCGCTACCCTTCCGACGCCTTCGCCGAGCTGCGCCCGCGCGTGGTCTGGGACCGGGTCGCCGGCACGGTCACGGGCCGGCCCGGCGCCCAGCGGCTCGCCGTCACCTCCGGCGGCACCATCCCGGACCGGGGCCTCTTCGGGGTCTTCCTCGCCGGCGCCGACCCGAAGAAGGGCGGCGGCCGGGTCGGCGAGCTGGACGAGGAGATGGTCTACGAGTCGCGGGTCGGGGACGTCTTCACGCTCGGCACCAGTTCCTGGCGCATCGAGGACATCACCCGCGACCGCGTGCTGGTCTCCCCCGCCCCGGGCGTGCCGGGCAGGCTGCCCTTCTGGAAGGGCGACCAACTGGGCCGCCCCCTGGAGCTGGGCCGCGCGCTCGGCGCCTTCCTGCGCGAGGTCGGCTCCCTCGGCCGGGAGGACGCCCGGCTGCGCCTGCTCACCGCCGGACTCGACGCGTGGGCCGCCGACAACGTGCTGGCCTACCTCGACGAACAGCGCGAGGCGTGCGGGCACGTCCCCGACGACCGCACGATCGTCGTGGAGCGCTTCCGGGACGAACTGGGCGACTGGCGGGTCGTGGTCCACTCCCCCTTCGGCGCCCAGGTGCACGCCCCCTGGGCGCTCGCGCTCGGCGCCCGCCTCTCCGAGCGGTACGGCATGGACGCGCAGGTCATGCACGCCGACGACGGCATCGTGCTGCGCCTGCCGGACGCCGACCTGATGGGCCTGGACCTGCTCGACCAGGCCCCGGCGCGGCCCGGCACGGAGTACGACGCGGAGCAGGCGCCGGTCGGCGCGGCCGACGTCGTCTTCGACAAGGGCGAGGTCGACCGGGTCGTCACCGACCAGGTGGGCGGCTCGGCCCTGTTCGCCTCCCGGTTCCGCGAGTGCGCGGCCCGCGCCCTGCTGCTGCCGCGCCGCAGCCCGGGGCGGCGCACCCCGCTGTGGCAGCAGCGCCAGCGCGCCGCCCAGTTGCTGGAGGTGGCGAGCGAGTACGGCTCGTTCCCGATCGTGCTGGAGGCGGTCCGCGAATGCCTCCAGGACGTCTTCGACGTGCCGGGGCTCGCCGAGCTGATGGGCGACCTGGAGTCCCGCCGGGTGCGCCTGGTCGAGGTCACCACCCCGGAGGCGTCGCCCTTCGCCCGCTCGCTCCTGTTCGGGTACGTCGCCCAGTTCCTCTACGAGGGGGACTCGCCGCTCGCCGAGCGCCGTGCGGCGGCGCTCTCCCTGGACTCGCGGCTGCTGGCCGAGCTGCTGGGCCAGGCGGAGCTGCGCGAGCTGCTGGACGCGGACGTGCTCACCGAGCTGGAACGCGAGTTGCAGTGGCTCACCGAGGACCGCCGGATCAAGGACCCGGAGGGCGTCGCGGACGTGCTGCGGCTGCTCGGCCCGCTCGCCGACGACGAGCTGGCCCGGCGGGGTGCCGAGCCGGGATGGGTGCGGGAGCTGGCCGCCGCCCGGCGGGTGATCCCGGTACGCGTCGCGGGCGAGGACCGCTGGGCGGCGATCGAGGACGCCGGCCGGCTGCGCGACGCGCTGGGCACGGCGTTGCCGGTGGGCGTGCCCGAGGCGTTCACCGAGCCGGTGAAGGACCCCCTGGGGGACCTCCTCGCCCGCCACGCCCGCACGCACGGCCCGTTCACCTCGGTGACGGCGGCGGAGCGTTTCGGCCTGGGCGTCGCGGTCACCGAGGGTGCCCTGCAGCGGCTGGGGGCGGCCGGCCGGGTGGTGCAGGGCGAGTTCCATCCGGCGGGCATCGGCCAGGAGTGGTGCGACGCCACGGTGCTGCGCAGGCTGCGCCGGCGGTCGCTGGCGGCGCTCCGCCAGGAGCTGGAACCAGCCCCGCCCGCCGCGCTGGGCCAGTTCCTGCCCCAGTGGCAGCACATCGGGCGGGGGCACACCCTGCGCGGCGTGGACGGGCTGGTGCGGGCCATCGAACAGTTGCAGGGCGCCTCCGTGCCCGCCTCGGCCCTGGAGAAGCTGGTGCTGCCGTCCCGGGTGGGCGGGTACACCCCGGCGATGCTGGACGAGCTGACCGCCTCCGGCGAGGTGGTGTGGGCCGGGGCGGGCTCCCTTCCCGGCAAGGACGGCTGGGTCTCGCTCTACCTGGCGGACGCGGCGCCGCTGTTGCTGCCGCCCCCGCAGCCCCTGGAGCAGACCGCCCTGCACCAATCCGTCCTGGACGCCCTCTCCGGCGGCTACGGGCTCTTCTTCCGGCAGATCGCCGACCAGGTCCGTGCCACCACCCACCCGGACTCCACCGATCCGCAGCTCGCCGACGCCCTGTGGGACCTGGCCTGGTCCGGACGGCTGACGAACGACACCCTGGCACCGCTGCGCGCCCTGCTGGGCTCGGGCCGCACCGCCGGCTCCACCGCCCACCGGGCCCGGCGCGCGGTGCCCCGCGGGCGGTACGGCACGCTGACGGCCGCCGCCCGCGGCGCCTCCCGCACCGGGCCGCCCACGGTGGCGGGCCGCTGGTCGCTGCTGCCGGAGCGGGAGGGCGACACGACCGTGCGCGCCCACGCCCTGGCCCGCACGCTGCTGGACCGGCACGGGGTGGTGACGCGCGGCGCGGTCGGCGCGGAGGGCGTCGAGGGCGGCTTCTCGGCGGTGTACCGGGTGCTGGCCGTCTTCGAGGAGAGCGGCCAGGCCCGGCGGGGCTACGTGGTGGAGGGGCTGGGAGCGGCCCAGTTCGCCATGGAGGGCGCCGTGGACCGGCTGCGCGCGGTGGCCAACGCCCGCGAGCGGGGCGACGGCCCGCCCCCCGCGCCGCCGGCCGGCCCCGACGGCACCGGCACCGGCACCGGCGACTGGTCCCTCGACGAGTTCCCGCCCGGTGACCCCGCCTCCGCCCACGGGTACGCCGAACCGGGCGCGGGCGGTCCCCGCGGCGGCTACGGCGACACCGGCGGATACGGCACCGGGTACGACCCGGGCCAGGGCGACGGCTTCCGCGGCCGGGCCCGTCCCGGCGCCGGGCCCCGTGCCGTCGTCCTGGCCGCCGCCGATCCCGCCAACGCCTACGGCGCCGCCCTGACCTGGCCCGATCCCCCGCCCGGCGCCACGCACAAGCCGGGCCGCAAGGCGGGCTCACTGGTGGTGCTCGTCGACGGCGAACTGGCCCTGTACATGGAGCGCGGCGGCAAGACCGTGCTGCTCTGGCCCACCGGCCCGGAGGCCCCGCCGACGGGTGACCCCCGGCTGCGCGCGGCCACGAAGGCCCTGTCCGAGGCCGCCCGTGCGGGCTCCCTCGGCACGGTCACCGTCGAGCGGATCAACGGTTCCGCCGCCCTGACCTCGCCCTTCGGCACCCTGCTGGAGGAGGCCGGCTTCATCGCCACCCCGCGCGGCCTGCGCATCCGGGCGTGAGCCTGCCACCCTGGGAGCATGCCCGAAGGAGACACGGTCCGGCAGGCCGCCCGCCGTCTGCACGAGGCACTGGCGGGCGGCGAGCTGATCCGCGGCGACCTGCGCGTGCCCCGGTACGCCACGGCCGACCTCACCGGGCGCCGGGTCCTGGACGTCACCGCGCGCGGCAAGCACCTGCTCACCCGGATCGAGGGCGGGCTGACCCTGCACTCGCACCTCGGGATGGACGGTGCCTGGAAGGTGTACGCCCCCGGACGACGCTGGAGCGGCGGACCGGCACACCGGATCCGCGCGATCCTCGGCACTCCCGACCGCACCGCCGTCGGCTACCGCCTGCCCGTGCTGGAACTGCTGCGCACCGCCGACGAGGACCGGGCCGTCGGCCACCTCGGCCCCGATCTGCTCGGCCCCGACTGGGACCCCGCGCAGGCCCTCGCCAACCTGCGCGCCGATCCGTCCCGCCCCCTCGGGGAGGCCCTGCTCGACCAGCGCAACCTGGCGGGCGTCGGCAATGTCTACAAGAGCGAGCTGTGCTTCCTGCTCGGCGTCACGCCCTGGCTGCCCGTCGGTGAGCTGCCCGCCGGGCTCGCCGAGAGTGTCCCGCTCCTCGCGCACCGGCTGCTGGAGGCCAACCGCGACCGCCCGGTGCGTCGCACCACTCCCCTGCGCGGCCAGGACCTCTTCGTCTACGGCCGCGCCCCGCGGCCCTGCGCGCGCTGCGGCACGTCCGTCCGGGTGGCCGACCAGGGCGACGGCTCGCGCGAGCGCCCCACGTACTGGTGCCCGGTCTGCCAGCGGGGCCCCGCCCCACGGCCCCGGACCCGCCGCCCCCGTGGCCCCGGCACCGCACGAGGCACCTGACCCCGGCGGCCTCAGCCCTGCGCCCCGCCGTCCTCGGGCACCGCACCACTCCCCGGCACCGCCCCGCCGCCACCGCCCGAGCCCGGCCGTGGTCCCGCGCCACCACCCTCGGCGCGCGAGCACAGCCCCGGCCGGGCCCCCGGTGCCGCGCCCGACCGCCAGGCCCGCCGCCACCGCCCCGTGGCCAGCGCGCCCACCGCCTGCGCCTTCGGCACGCAGTGGACAGGCAGCACGCTCAGCCCCCACCCACCGGTCGCGACCGCTCCTTCCAGCACCCCGGCGTCGGCAGCGAACGCGAGACGCAGCACCGCCC
This genomic window contains:
- a CDS encoding ATP-dependent helicase — protein: MVSSAPRALDGFSPATRGWFTGAFSAPTAAQAGAWRAIGRGSDVLVVAPTGSGKTLAAFLAALDRLASVPPPADSKKRCRVLYISPLKALAVDVERNLRSPLTGIRQESVRRGLPEPEIKVGIRSGDTPAAERRALSTRPPDILITTPESLFLMLTSATRDALTGVETVILDEVHAVAGTKRGAHLALSLERLDELLPRPARRIGLSATVRPVDEVARFLSPRRKVEIVQPDSGKEFDLSVVVPVEDMGELGGSPAADADANAERPSIWPHVEERIADLVQAHRSTIVFANSRRLAERLCNRLNEIAYERATGEPPAEHHSPAELMGGSGAAQGAPPVLARAHHGSVSKEQRSLVEEDLKAGRLPAVVATSSLELGIDMGAVDLVVQVESPPSVASGLQRVGRAGHQVGAVSTGVVFPKYRGDLVQAAVVTERMRTGAIESLRIPANPLDVLAQQLVAMTALDTWQADDLLTVVRRAAPFASLPESAFTAVLDMLAGRYPSDAFAELRPRVVWDRVAGTVTGRPGAQRLAVTSGGTIPDRGLFGVFLAGADPKKGGGRVGELDEEMVYESRVGDVFTLGTSSWRIEDITRDRVLVSPAPGVPGRLPFWKGDQLGRPLELGRALGAFLREVGSLGREDARLRLLTAGLDAWAADNVLAYLDEQREACGHVPDDRTIVVERFRDELGDWRVVVHSPFGAQVHAPWALALGARLSERYGMDAQVMHADDGIVLRLPDADLMGLDLLDQAPARPGTEYDAEQAPVGAADVVFDKGEVDRVVTDQVGGSALFASRFRECAARALLLPRRSPGRRTPLWQQRQRAAQLLEVASEYGSFPIVLEAVRECLQDVFDVPGLAELMGDLESRRVRLVEVTTPEASPFARSLLFGYVAQFLYEGDSPLAERRAAALSLDSRLLAELLGQAELRELLDADVLTELERELQWLTEDRRIKDPEGVADVLRLLGPLADDELARRGAEPGWVRELAAARRVIPVRVAGEDRWAAIEDAGRLRDALGTALPVGVPEAFTEPVKDPLGDLLARHARTHGPFTSVTAAERFGLGVAVTEGALQRLGAAGRVVQGEFHPAGIGQEWCDATVLRRLRRRSLAALRQELEPAPPAALGQFLPQWQHIGRGHTLRGVDGLVRAIEQLQGASVPASALEKLVLPSRVGGYTPAMLDELTASGEVVWAGAGSLPGKDGWVSLYLADAAPLLLPPPQPLEQTALHQSVLDALSGGYGLFFRQIADQVRATTHPDSTDPQLADALWDLAWSGRLTNDTLAPLRALLGSGRTAGSTAHRARRAVPRGRYGTLTAAARGASRTGPPTVAGRWSLLPEREGDTTVRAHALARTLLDRHGVVTRGAVGAEGVEGGFSAVYRVLAVFEESGQARRGYVVEGLGAAQFAMEGAVDRLRAVANARERGDGPPPAPPAGPDGTGTGTGDWSLDEFPPGDPASAHGYAEPGAGGPRGGYGDTGGYGTGYDPGQGDGFRGRARPGAGPRAVVLAAADPANAYGAALTWPDPPPGATHKPGRKAGSLVVLVDGELALYMERGGKTVLLWPTGPEAPPTGDPRLRAATKALSEAARAGSLGTVTVERINGSAALTSPFGTLLEEAGFIATPRGLRIRA
- a CDS encoding DNA-formamidopyrimidine glycosylase family protein, producing MPEGDTVRQAARRLHEALAGGELIRGDLRVPRYATADLTGRRVLDVTARGKHLLTRIEGGLTLHSHLGMDGAWKVYAPGRRWSGGPAHRIRAILGTPDRTAVGYRLPVLELLRTADEDRAVGHLGPDLLGPDWDPAQALANLRADPSRPLGEALLDQRNLAGVGNVYKSELCFLLGVTPWLPVGELPAGLAESVPLLAHRLLEANRDRPVRRTTPLRGQDLFVYGRAPRPCARCGTSVRVADQGDGSRERPTYWCPVCQRGPAPRPRTRRPRGPGTARGT